Proteins encoded in a region of the Oscillospiraceae bacterium MB24-C1 genome:
- a CDS encoding cytochrome b5 domain-containing protein: protein MNNQIFKDMVEANINEINDTIDLLYLTSNSCSKNKLLNSLRKNISNIKTLLQDLQNGASINNSQPNTTKVFTLDELSKYNGKDGNPAYVAVNSIVYDVTNNAAWGGATHFGLTAGRDLTKAFSACHAGEPILSKLKVVGKMAE, encoded by the coding sequence ATGAACAATCAGATATTTAAAGATATGGTAGAAGCTAATATAAATGAGATAAACGACACCATTGACCTTTTATATTTAACATCAAACTCTTGTAGTAAAAACAAGCTATTAAATAGCTTGAGAAAAAACATATCAAATATTAAAACGCTCTTGCAAGACCTCCAAAACGGTGCAAGCATAAACAATTCACAGCCTAATACTACTAAAGTATTTACATTGGATGAGCTATCAAAATACAACGGCAAAGATGGCAATCCGGCATATGTAGCAGTGAATAGCATAGTATATGATGTAACTAATAATGCAGCGTGGGGAGGGGCGACACATTTTGGACTAACTGCTGGTAGAGATTTGACGAAGGCATTCTCTGCATGTCACGCCGGTGAGCCAATTCTTAGCAAATTAAAGGTGGTCGGGAAGATGGCGGAATGA